The proteins below come from a single Oscillospiraceae bacterium genomic window:
- a CDS encoding carbohydrate ABC transporter permease, translating into MKLSTAHKIGRFFQYFVLILVGVIMIYPLVWMVGATFKSNAEIFSGIGFLTANPTLQGYIDAVSQNYGGDISIWRAFINTYSFVIPKVIFTVISSVIAAYGFSRFKFKGRDLMFGIMISTLFLPQVVLNVPQYLMYNSFGWINSPFYLPLWVPTLFATETYFVYQLVQFMRSIPHDLDEAAAIDGCGPVKILYKIIAPMLSPSLVACGLFQFMWSCNDYMGPLLYVQTPSKYPMSIFVKLSMDADSGFNWNRILALSLISIIPQLVVFFCAQDAFIDGISAGAVKG; encoded by the coding sequence ATGAAACTTTCTACCGCCCATAAAATCGGCCGTTTCTTCCAGTACTTTGTGCTGATCCTTGTCGGCGTTATCATGATCTACCCGCTGGTCTGGATGGTGGGCGCCACCTTCAAGTCCAACGCTGAGATCTTCTCCGGCATCGGTTTTCTGACTGCCAACCCCACGCTGCAGGGCTACATTGACGCCGTCAGCCAGAACTACGGCGGCGACATCAGCATCTGGCGCGCTTTCATCAACACCTACAGCTTCGTTATCCCCAAGGTCATCTTTACCGTCATCAGCTCTGTCATTGCCGCTTACGGCTTCAGCCGCTTTAAGTTCAAGGGCCGTGACCTGATGTTCGGCATCATGATCTCCACCCTGTTCCTGCCGCAGGTCGTTCTGAACGTGCCCCAGTACCTGATGTACAACTCCTTCGGCTGGATCAACAGCCCCTTCTACCTGCCCCTGTGGGTGCCCACCCTGTTTGCCACCGAGACCTACTTCGTCTACCAGCTGGTGCAGTTCATGCGCAGCATTCCCCACGATCTGGACGAGGCGGCTGCCATCGACGGCTGCGGCCCGGTCAAGATCCTGTACAAGATCATTGCCCCGATGCTGAGCCCCTCTCTGGTAGCCTGCGGTCTGTTCCAGTTCATGTGGAGCTGCAACGACTACATGGGTCCCCTGCTTTATGTCCAGACCCCCAGCAAATACCCGATGTCCATCTTCGTCAAGCTGTCCATGGACGCTGACAGCGGTTTCAACTGGAACCGCATTCTGGCTCTCTCCCTTATCTCCATCATCCCGCAGCTGGTCGTTTTCTTCTGCGCGCAGGATGCCTTCATT
- a CDS encoding sugar ABC transporter permease: MSSAAPKTTQRTPFKRWCDENTGLFFLIPWILGFLIFKAYPFASSLFYSFTDLNFFKGISQYGIMNYVEIFTSRKTLSVLLTTVKYAFITVPLKLVFALFIAYILNFKIKFVNLFRTVYYIPSILGGSVAIAVLWRALFKDTGVVNTILGFFGVQGPDWLADKTWALFVICLLRVWQFGSAMVLFLAALKGVPADLYEAATIDGASKTKQFFSITVPMITPVIFYNLVTQIAQAFQEFNGPYIITQGGPRNATTLVSLLVYNYAFKSNEMGMACALAWVMFIAVALLTVIAFTSQKHWVYYAD, encoded by the coding sequence ATGAGCTCTGCAGCACCCAAAACGACCCAGCGCACACCCTTTAAGCGCTGGTGTGATGAAAACACCGGCCTGTTCTTCCTGATTCCTTGGATTCTCGGCTTTCTGATCTTCAAGGCTTATCCGTTTGCAAGCTCTCTGTTCTACAGCTTTACCGACCTGAACTTCTTTAAGGGCATCAGTCAGTACGGCATTATGAACTATGTGGAGATCTTCACCAGCCGCAAGACGCTCTCCGTTTTGCTGACCACCGTGAAGTACGCCTTCATCACCGTGCCTCTCAAGCTGGTGTTCGCCCTGTTCATCGCCTACATCCTGAACTTCAAGATCAAGTTCGTCAACCTGTTCCGCACGGTCTACTACATTCCGTCCATTCTGGGCGGCTCTGTGGCCATCGCCGTTCTGTGGCGTGCCCTATTCAAGGACACCGGCGTTGTCAACACGATCCTCGGCTTCTTCGGCGTGCAGGGTCCCGACTGGCTGGCTGACAAGACATGGGCACTGTTCGTCATCTGCCTGCTGCGTGTGTGGCAGTTCGGCTCCGCCATGGTTCTGTTTCTCGCTGCCCTGAAGGGTGTTCCCGCCGATCTGTATGAGGCCGCCACCATCGATGGTGCCTCCAAGACCAAGCAGTTCTTCTCGATCACCGTGCCGATGATCACCCCCGTTATCTTCTATAACCTTGTCACCCAGATCGCACAGGCGTTTCAGGAATTCAACGGCCCCTACATCATCACCCAGGGCGGCCCGCGCAATGCCACTACGCTTGTTTCCCTGCTGGTTTACAACTACGCCTTCAAGTCCAACGAGATGGGCATGGCGTGTGCGCTGGCCTGGGTCATGTTCATTGCCGTTGCTCTGCTGACTGTGATCGCTTTCACCAGCCAGAAGCACTGGGTCTACTACGCTGATTAA